A single genomic interval of Bacillales bacterium harbors:
- a CDS encoding imelysin family protein, whose amino-acid sequence MIGKKKTIAAILSAMMPLALAACSGTETSGANVHKETKKIETKGEASIPSEAEQLQKIAGEIGRALDADDMEQLKAAGQQLHDEWFSFEDEVRDKFPLLYTKVEKHLLPVYAQTTLKTPDVEQVKEHLPELKEALKALEHPQAAATSSGERAKLKEAVAKYKAYVEEQAGKLVESTETFVKAVKAEDLAAAKASYAEARVYYERIEPIAESFGELDPAIDARVNDVEDKANWTGFHRLEKAIWKDGTLDGQAKYADQLLNDVKQLHDKIEGVTLNAKQIVAGS is encoded by the coding sequence ATGATTGGAAAGAAAAAGACGATAGCCGCGATTTTATCCGCAATGATGCCGCTTGCGCTTGCAGCTTGCAGTGGTACGGAGACGAGTGGAGCGAATGTACATAAGGAAACGAAGAAAATAGAAACCAAAGGCGAGGCAAGCATTCCGTCTGAGGCAGAACAATTGCAAAAGATCGCCGGGGAGATCGGCCGCGCGCTCGATGCGGACGATATGGAACAGTTGAAAGCTGCCGGCCAACAGTTGCATGATGAATGGTTTTCGTTCGAAGATGAGGTGAGAGACAAGTTTCCGCTTCTTTATACGAAAGTCGAAAAGCATTTGTTGCCGGTCTATGCGCAAACAACGCTGAAAACACCGGACGTGGAGCAAGTGAAGGAGCATTTGCCCGAATTGAAAGAAGCGCTGAAGGCGTTGGAACATCCGCAGGCGGCAGCGACAAGCAGCGGAGAACGCGCCAAATTGAAGGAAGCGGTCGCGAAATATAAGGCATACGTGGAAGAACAAGCCGGGAAGCTTGTCGAGAGCACCGAGACGTTCGTGAAGGCGGTGAAGGCGGAGGACCTGGCAGCGGCGAAAGCATCGTACGCGGAAGCGCGCGTATATTATGAGCGGATCGAGCCGATTGCCGAGAGTTTCGGCGAATTGGACCCGGCGATCGATGCGCGCGTGAACGACGTCGAGGATAAGGCGAACTGGACCGGGTTTCACCGGCTTGAAAAAGCGATTTGGAAAGACGGGACGCTCGACGGGCAGGCGAAGTACGCGGATCAACTGTTGAATGACGTGAAACAATTGCACGATAAAATTGAAGGCGTCACGCTGAACGCCAAACAAATCGTGGCCGGTTC